DNA sequence from the Amycolatopsis sp. Hca4 genome:
AGGGCCGCTCGGCCCACCTGCAGGTCGGTCCGCAGCACCTTCGCGCTCTCGAACACCTCGTCGTACGGGACCCCGTCGGGCAGGCCGCGGTCCGGGCCCACCCGTGGCTGCGCGAGCACCGGGTAGCGCGACAACGTCAGCAGCTCGCCGCGGGCCACGATGTGGTAGCCCGGGAACTCCGCGCGCAGCCGGGTCAGGTCGCCGGCGTCCCGGGCGCCGTCGGAGCCGACCTGGTCGACGTACTCCTGCAGCAGGTAGATGTCGGCCGGGTGGGCGTGCAGGTAGGCGTAGAACCGGTCCGGGTCGTCGGTCTGGTCCCAGTACTCGGTGTTCCAGGCGACGACGGCGGGTGCACCCGCCGGGGCCGCGTCCCCGCCACCGCCCAGCGCCGCCACGTTGATCCCGCTGCGCCCGGCGCCCGTCACCAGCGCGGCCGCGGCCAGCACCAGCACCAGCCGGAACGCCGTCTTCGGCACCCGCCGCCGCAGCAGGCGCGGCACCGCGAGGGCGAGCGCGACCAGCACCGGGCCGGCCAGGAAGGCCAGCGGCGGGAGGAGACCGGGCAGCAGCCACACCCACAGGTCGCCGGTGAACAGGACGTAGGCCACGGTGAACAGCAGCCAGGCCGCGGCGAGCCCGACGAGCACCCGGGTGCCGGCGCACCACCGGACCTGCCGCGGCAGCAACCGCTCCGGTTCCTCGAGCGTCTCCGCCGTCATGCCGGGACCTCGTCGTAGAGCCGCCGGAACCGCGGGGACAGCACCCACTGCGCCGCGCCGGTCAGCACCCCGGCCGCGATGGCGACGTTGGAGACCAGGTTGGTGCCGACGAAGAAGAGCCCGAACCCGAGGCCGCGGCGGCGCGCGGCGAACCGGTACATCGCGCCGTCGGCGGCGACCGAGCCGAGCAGCAGGCCGGCCGGCACCACCGTCCACAGTGGTCCGGCGAGCACGGGCAGCGGCAGGGTCAGCACCGCGCCCAGCGCGGCCAGGCTGCCGGCCGCGCGGGCCGGCGATTCCGGCCCCTTGCCGAGCTTCTGACCGCCGGCGAACAGCGGCACCCGCAGCAGCGACCGGGTGAACACCTTGCTCAGCAACACCTTCAGCTTGTCGTCGTGGTCGTGCCGGCCGCGCACCGCGGAGGTGAGCCGGAGTTCGTAGTCCCGGCCCAGCCGGGCGCCGTAGTCGGCGTCCTCGGTGTGCCGCAGCTTCGCGTTGAACGGCCCGACCGCGGCGAACACCTCGGCGCGCATGGCCATCATCGCCGGGTAGATCCCGGAGATCGGGCCCTCGCACGCGACCTGGACGTAGTGCAGCTGCAGGCTGCGGTAGCGCTCGACGGGCCCGTCGTCGATCAGCGGGTCGGCGTCGTAGATGCCGCACACCGCGCCCACGCGCTCGTCGGCGCGCAGCAGGGTGACCGCGTTGGCGACCGCGTCCGGCGCGAGGCCGACGTCGGAGTCGAGGAAGAAGAACACCTCGCCGGTCGCGGCTTCCGCGCCGACGTTCCGGGCGCCGGCGCAGCCCATGTTGACCGGCGTTCGGACGACCTCGGCGCCGAGGGACCGCGCCACCGCGACCGAGTCGTCGGTGCTGCCGTCGTCGACGACGATCACCTCCAGGCGCGGGTAGGTCTGGCCGGCCAGCGCTTCCAGGCACAGGCGCAGGGAACGGGCGTAGTTGTAGTTGGGGATGATCACCGATACCAGTGGGGTCCGCTCGATCATGGGTTCTCCGTCGATCCGTCCGTGGGGTCAGAACAGGGCCTTCACCAGGCCCAGCGCGCCCTGGTTCCACGGGTCGCGCGAGGTGCGGCCGGCGCCGGCGGCCGGCTTGCGGGACGGCCCGCGCTGCGTGCACCACCAGCGGTAGGTGTCCAGGATGGCCTGCCGGTTGGACAGCCGCGGGACGAAGCCGAGCCGCTCGCGGGCCTTGTCGATGCTGACGTAGGAATCGGCCATCAGCTTGTGCAGCAGGCGCCCGTAGAC
Encoded proteins:
- a CDS encoding endonuclease/exonuclease/phosphatase family protein produces the protein MTAETLEEPERLLPRQVRWCAGTRVLVGLAAAWLLFTVAYVLFTGDLWVWLLPGLLPPLAFLAGPVLVALALAVPRLLRRRVPKTAFRLVLVLAAAALVTGAGRSGINVAALGGGGDAAPAGAPAVVAWNTEYWDQTDDPDRFYAYLHAHPADIYLLQEYVDQVGSDGARDAGDLTRLRAEFPGYHIVARGELLTLSRYPVLAQPRVGPDRGLPDGVPYDEVFESAKVLRTDLQVGRAALSVYNVHLPVQVDVTRNPLSHGFYSYVHARDGLRKAQLAGLAEDVAANPNPLLVAGDFNTSPAMGDLDGLRGTLVDAGRASSSLYPGSWPASAPLWRLDWTLTTPGVRVHDYGFDDPAGLSDHDLQRTRISLAGGR
- a CDS encoding glycosyltransferase family 2 protein, with product MIERTPLVSVIIPNYNYARSLRLCLEALAGQTYPRLEVIVVDDGSTDDSVAVARSLGAEVVRTPVNMGCAGARNVGAEAATGEVFFFLDSDVGLAPDAVANAVTLLRADERVGAVCGIYDADPLIDDGPVERYRSLQLHYVQVACEGPISGIYPAMMAMRAEVFAAVGPFNAKLRHTEDADYGARLGRDYELRLTSAVRGRHDHDDKLKVLLSKVFTRSLLRVPLFAGGQKLGKGPESPARAAGSLAALGAVLTLPLPVLAGPLWTVVPAGLLLGSVAADGAMYRFAARRRGLGFGLFFVGTNLVSNVAIAAGVLTGAAQWVLSPRFRRLYDEVPA